The Helianthus annuus cultivar XRQ/B chromosome 16, HanXRQr2.0-SUNRISE, whole genome shotgun sequence genome includes a window with the following:
- the LOC110919850 gene encoding programmed cell death 6-interacting protein-like yields MGGPSNAAPEIEPPPASYAASQPPMGFNNPIPTYPGSSGYNPFENPSGYPSDYGTQDPYLTAAQYHHLYSSSYPPVHPIGYPVQGYQYPPYQQPPPPQQQ; encoded by the coding sequence ATGGGTGGGCCCTCGAACGCGGCGCCAGAGATTGAACCTCCGCCAGCTTCTTATGCAGCATCACAACCGCCTATGGGTTTTAATAACCCAATCCCGACGTACCCAGGTTCTTCCGGGTATAATCCTTTCGAGAACCCATCGGGGTACCCATCGGACTATGGAACTCAAGACCCGTACCTTACAGCTGCGCAATATCATCACCTTTACTCTTCTTCTTACCCTCCGGTTCATCCAATTGGATACCCGGTGCAGGGTTATCAGTACCCGCCGTACCAGCAACCTCCTCCACCCCAGCAGCAGTAA